A window of the Vigna angularis cultivar LongXiaoDou No.4 chromosome 3, ASM1680809v1, whole genome shotgun sequence genome harbors these coding sequences:
- the LOC108325834 gene encoding putative cysteine-rich receptor-like protein kinase 9 — MALFSLKHALFFMFLIFTTVHASDDPIFLRQNCTTNETFTSNTTFQLNLRTLLSSLSSLATRNTQFRNATVSGGSPSDTVYGLFLCRGDVPPQLCQQCVLNATQRLGNQNTDTCKFAKSAIIWYDECLVRYSNRNFFSTVETRPRMRLRNTANISDTKSFLRLLYTTLNETADEAANSSNVDKLYATKQANISGFQTLYCLTQCTPDLSPQDCRRCLSDVIGDLSWCCPGSQGGRVLYPSCNFRYELYPFYRMDSPAPEANVSPTASTIKKGEAGKRVVSSEIATATFVSIGVTWLWWVFVLK, encoded by the exons ATGGCCCTTTTTTCCTTGAAACATGCTCTCTTCTTCATGTTTCTTATCTTTACCACTGTCCACGCATCAGATGACCCTATATTCCTTCGCCAAAATTGCACAACCAACGAAACCTTCACCTCCAACACCACTTTCCAACTCAACCTCCGCACCCTCTTGTCTTCCCTATCTTCCCTTGCCACCCGAAACACCCAATTTCGCAACGCCACAGTATCCGGCGGAAGCCCCTCCGACACAGTCTACGGTCTCTTCCTCTGCCGCGGCGACGTGCCCCCTCAACTCTGTCAACAGTGTGTCCTGAACGCGACACAAAGACTCGGCAACCAAAACACAGATACATGCAAGTTTGCGAAAAGCGCTATAATTTGGTATGACGAATGTTTGGTTCGATATTCCAACAGGAACTTCTTCTCCACGGTGGAGACAAGGCCCAGAATGCGTCTGCGGAACACCGCCAACATTTCTGACACAAAAAGCTTCTTGCGCTTGTTGTACACCACCTTGAATGAAACCGCAGACGAGGCAGCGAATTCTTCTAATGTTGATAAGTTATACGCCACAAAACAAGCTAATATCTCTGGGTTTCAGACCCTCTACTGTCTGACTCAGTGCACACCGGATTTATCACCCCAAGATTGCAGAAGGTGTCTCAGTGATGTGATAGGGGACCTTTCATGGTGTTGTCCTGGAAGCCAAGGAGGAAGAGTTTTGTATCCAAGTTGTAACTTTAGGTATGAGCTCTATCCTTTCTACAGAATGGATTCTCCGGCACCCGAAGCAAATGTTAGTCCTACAGCTTCTACGATAAAAAAAG GTGAAGCTGGAAAGAGAGTCGTCTCATCAGAGATAGCAACTGCAACTTTTGTTTCAATTGGTGTGACTTGGCTGTGGTGGGTATTTGTTCTTaagtga